The following coding sequences lie in one Pseudomonas syringae CC1557 genomic window:
- the sfnG gene encoding dimethylsulfone monooxygenase SfnG — protein sequence MSQPSIKFAYWVPNVSGGLVVSKIEQRTSWTIDYNRKLAQIAERSGFEYALTQIRFTAGYGAEYQHESVAFSHALLAATEKLKVIAAILPGPWTPLVVAKQLATIDQLTAGRVAVNIVSGWFKGEFQAIGEPWLEHDERYRRSEEFIRALKGIWTTDNFTFKGDFYRFHDYTLKPKPIQRPHPEIFQGGSSRAARDMAARVSDWYFTNGNTLEGIKAQVDDIRAKAAANGHSVKIGVNAFIIARDTEEEARAVLAEIIDKADPEAVNAFGDAAKQAGKASPEGEGNWAKSTFQDLVQYNDGFKTNLIGTPRQIAERIVELKSVGVDLVLSAFLHFQEEVAYFGERVLPLVRELEVAAQRKPAAAIA from the coding sequence ATGAGTCAGCCGTCCATCAAATTTGCGTACTGGGTGCCGAACGTCAGCGGTGGACTGGTCGTCAGCAAGATCGAACAGCGCACCAGCTGGACGATCGATTACAACCGCAAGCTGGCGCAGATCGCCGAGCGGTCCGGTTTCGAATACGCCCTGACTCAGATCCGCTTCACCGCCGGGTACGGTGCCGAGTACCAGCATGAATCGGTAGCGTTCAGCCATGCCTTGCTGGCAGCGACTGAAAAACTCAAGGTCATTGCCGCGATTCTGCCGGGGCCATGGACGCCATTAGTAGTGGCCAAGCAACTGGCAACCATTGACCAGCTCACGGCAGGGCGGGTGGCGGTCAACATCGTCAGCGGCTGGTTCAAGGGCGAGTTTCAGGCAATTGGCGAGCCGTGGCTGGAGCACGACGAGCGTTATCGCCGCTCCGAAGAGTTCATTCGTGCCTTGAAGGGTATCTGGACCACCGACAATTTCACGTTCAAGGGGGATTTCTATCGCTTCCACGATTACACCCTCAAACCCAAGCCCATCCAGCGCCCGCATCCCGAGATCTTTCAGGGCGGCAGCTCAAGGGCCGCTCGCGACATGGCGGCGCGTGTTTCGGACTGGTATTTCACCAACGGTAACACCCTCGAAGGCATCAAGGCGCAAGTCGATGACATTCGTGCCAAGGCGGCTGCCAATGGTCATTCGGTGAAGATCGGTGTCAATGCGTTCATCATTGCCCGTGATACCGAGGAGGAAGCGCGTGCCGTGCTTGCCGAGATTATCGACAAGGCTGATCCAGAAGCGGTCAACGCATTCGGTGATGCAGCGAAACAGGCCGGCAAAGCCAGCCCGGAAGGCGAGGGCAACTGGGCCAAATCCACTTTTCAGGACCTCGTGCAATACAACGACGGTTTCAAGACCAACCTGATCGGCACGCCGCGCCAGATTGCCGAGCGCATCGTCGAGCTGAAGTCAGTCGGCGTCGATCTGGTGTTGTCGGCGTTTTTGCATTTCCAGGAAGAAGTCGCTTATTTCGGTGAGCGTGTGTTGCCGCTGGTTCGTGAGCTGGAAGTGGCTGCCCAACGCAAACCCGCTGCCGCTATTGCCTGA
- a CDS encoding FMN-binding glutamate synthase family protein yields the protein MSDPISHKPAPVLRESATFDRLTIQEIQRAAETGIYDIRGGGTKRKLPHFDDLLLLGASVSRYPLEGYREKCGTDVVLGNRFAKKPLYLKIPVTIAGMSFGALSANAKEALGRGATIAGTSTTTGDGGMTPEERGQSQHLVYQYLPSRYGMNPDDLRKADAIEIVLGQGAKPGGGGMLLGMKVTERVAGMRTLPVGVDQRSACRHPDWTGPDDLAIKIAEIREITDWEKPIYVKIGASRPYYDVKLAVKAGADVIVLDGMQGGTAATQEVFIEHVGIPILPAIPQAVQALQEMGMHRKVQLIVSGGIRNGADVAKAMALGADAVAIGTAALIALGDNHPRLDEELKKIGSAAGFYDDWQNGRDPAGITTQDPELSKRLDPVEGGRRLANYLRVLVLEAQTMARACGKSHLHNLDPEDLVALTVESAAMARVPLAGTSWIPGSGSGSGY from the coding sequence ATGAGCGACCCTATTAGCCACAAACCTGCTCCAGTCCTGCGCGAGTCGGCCACTTTCGATCGCCTGACCATTCAGGAAATTCAGCGTGCTGCGGAAACCGGCATCTACGACATTCGCGGTGGTGGCACCAAGCGCAAGCTGCCGCACTTCGACGACCTGCTGTTGCTCGGCGCCAGCGTGTCGCGCTACCCGCTGGAAGGCTACCGCGAGAAGTGCGGCACCGACGTGGTGCTCGGTAATCGTTTCGCCAAAAAGCCTCTGTACCTGAAAATTCCGGTGACCATCGCGGGCATGAGCTTCGGCGCGTTGTCGGCCAACGCCAAGGAAGCACTGGGCCGTGGCGCGACCATCGCGGGGACCAGCACCACCACCGGCGACGGCGGAATGACCCCGGAAGAACGTGGCCAGTCGCAGCATCTGGTCTATCAGTACCTGCCATCGCGTTACGGCATGAACCCGGATGACCTGCGCAAGGCCGATGCCATCGAAATCGTCCTGGGGCAGGGCGCCAAGCCGGGCGGCGGTGGCATGTTGCTGGGCATGAAAGTGACCGAACGCGTGGCTGGCATGCGTACGTTGCCGGTCGGCGTCGATCAGCGTTCCGCATGCCGTCACCCCGACTGGACCGGGCCGGATGACCTGGCGATAAAGATTGCCGAAATTCGTGAAATCACCGACTGGGAGAAGCCGATCTACGTGAAGATCGGTGCCAGCCGTCCTTACTATGACGTGAAGCTGGCGGTGAAAGCCGGAGCGGACGTGATCGTACTCGACGGCATGCAAGGCGGTACGGCGGCGACTCAGGAAGTGTTCATCGAGCACGTCGGCATCCCGATTCTGCCGGCCATTCCGCAGGCGGTTCAGGCGTTGCAGGAGATGGGCATGCACCGCAAGGTGCAACTAATCGTCTCCGGCGGGATTCGCAACGGTGCTGACGTCGCCAAAGCCATGGCGCTGGGCGCCGATGCTGTGGCAATTGGTACAGCAGCGTTGATCGCACTTGGCGATAACCATCCGCGTCTGGACGAAGAACTGAAAAAGATCGGCTCGGCAGCCGGCTTCTACGACGACTGGCAGAACGGCCGTGACCCGGCTGGCATCACCACTCAGGACCCGGAGCTGTCCAAACGTCTCGACCCGGTCGAAGGCGGACGGCGTCTGGCCAACTACCTGCGTGTGCTCGTCCTCGAAGCGCAGACCATGGCCCGCGCATGCGGTAAATCACACCTGCATAACCTCGACCCGGAAGACCTGGTGGCACTGACCGTCGAGTCTGCGGCCATGGCGCGCGTGCCCTTGGCCGGGACGTCGTGGATTCCGGGTTCGGGTTCGGGTTCGGGTTACTGA
- a CDS encoding LLM class flavin-dependent oxidoreductase encodes MKFSLFVHMERWDESVSHRQLFEDLTELTLMAEHGGFSTVWIGEHHAMEYTISPSPMPLLAYLAAKTTHIHLGAGTIIAPFWHPLRVAGECALLDVISNGRMEVGLARGAYQVEFDRMAGGMPASEGGKALREMVPVIRALWQGDYAHDGDIWKFPTSTCVPKPINPPPMWIAARDPDSHNFAVQNGCNVMVTPLMKGDEEVVDLKNKFEAALANNPDVPRPQLMVLRHTHVHAADNPEGWKVGASAIAKFYRTFDAWFGNKQTPVNGFLAPSPEEKFKDRPEFELENIRKNTMIGTPEEIIPRIRHYQELGVDEFSFWCDNSLPHAEKKKSLELFIKHVVPAFR; translated from the coding sequence ATGAAGTTTTCATTGTTCGTGCACATGGAACGTTGGGATGAAAGCGTCAGTCATCGCCAGCTTTTCGAAGACCTGACCGAGCTGACGTTGATGGCCGAACACGGCGGCTTCAGCACCGTGTGGATCGGCGAACACCATGCGATGGAATACACCATCTCGCCAAGCCCGATGCCGCTGCTGGCTTATCTGGCCGCGAAGACCACACATATCCATCTCGGCGCAGGCACGATAATCGCGCCGTTCTGGCATCCGTTGCGAGTAGCCGGTGAATGCGCATTGCTGGACGTGATCAGCAACGGGCGCATGGAAGTCGGCCTCGCACGTGGCGCGTATCAAGTGGAGTTCGACCGGATGGCAGGCGGGATGCCTGCTTCCGAAGGCGGCAAGGCGCTGCGCGAGATGGTCCCGGTGATTCGTGCCTTGTGGCAAGGCGACTATGCGCATGATGGCGATATCTGGAAATTCCCCACGTCGACCTGCGTGCCCAAGCCGATCAATCCCCCACCGATGTGGATTGCCGCCCGCGACCCTGACTCGCACAATTTCGCGGTGCAGAACGGCTGCAATGTGATGGTCACGCCGCTGATGAAGGGCGATGAGGAAGTGGTCGATCTGAAGAACAAGTTCGAAGCTGCGCTGGCCAATAACCCTGACGTGCCTCGCCCGCAATTGATGGTGCTGCGCCATACCCATGTGCATGCGGCAGACAATCCTGAAGGCTGGAAAGTGGGCGCAAGCGCCATCGCGAAGTTCTACCGCACGTTTGATGCGTGGTTTGGCAATAAACAGACGCCGGTGAATGGCTTTCTCGCGCCGAGCCCGGAAGAGAAGTTCAAGGATCGTCCAGAGTTCGAGCTGGAGAACATTCGCAAAAACACCATGATCGGTACCCCCGAAGAGATCATTCCGCGTATCCGTCATTATCAGGAGCTGGGGGTCGACGAGTTCAGCTTCTGGTGCGACAACAGCCTGCCGCACGCAGAGAAGAAGAAGTCGCTTGAGCTGTTCATCAAGCACGTGGTGCCGGCGTTTCGCTGA
- a CDS encoding ammonium transporter, which yields MVNRLHGKSLTALLALGAFAPIVRAADAPVLKTGSTAWMVTAAVLVLFMCLPGLALFYGGLVRAKNMLSLFTQCFGIAGVVGVLWVIYGYSMVVDTSNMVEGQVTFNSFVGGLSRAFLAGMTPDSLVGDIPEGVFVTFQMTFAIITPALIAGAFAERMKFSAALLFMALWFTLVYAPVAHMVWGGAGALMHNWGVLDFAGGTAVHINAGVAALAACLVLGKRKGYQNTPMPAHNLSLTMAGAAMLWVGWFGFNIGSGGGLNGTSGIVMLNTQVGACAGILGWMFTEWFKVGKPSALGLASGALAGLVGITPACAYVGVGGALAIGVLCGVFCYLSVTVLKKRLGYDDSLDVFGLHGIGGMIGAVLTGVFCVPSLGGLVPDVTMGAQVIAQIKGVLFTTAYCFAVSWIILKVVQILIGLRAHESVEEMGLDLAEHNERAYNH from the coding sequence ATGGTCAATCGTCTACACGGCAAATCCCTTACGGCTTTACTCGCGCTCGGCGCCTTCGCTCCGATCGTGCGCGCAGCTGACGCCCCTGTTCTGAAAACCGGCAGCACGGCCTGGATGGTCACCGCAGCAGTGCTGGTGTTATTCATGTGCCTTCCGGGCCTGGCGCTGTTTTACGGCGGGCTGGTGCGTGCCAAAAACATGCTCTCGCTGTTCACCCAATGCTTCGGCATCGCCGGTGTGGTGGGCGTGCTGTGGGTCATCTATGGCTACAGCATGGTGGTCGACACCAGCAACATGGTCGAAGGGCAGGTGACCTTCAACAGCTTCGTCGGCGGTCTGAGTCGCGCGTTTCTGGCCGGCATGACGCCCGACAGCCTGGTGGGCGACATTCCGGAAGGCGTGTTCGTGACCTTCCAGATGACCTTCGCCATCATTACCCCGGCACTGATCGCCGGGGCCTTCGCCGAGCGCATGAAATTCTCCGCCGCGCTGCTGTTCATGGCGCTGTGGTTCACACTGGTGTATGCGCCGGTGGCCCATATGGTCTGGGGCGGGGCGGGCGCGTTGATGCACAACTGGGGCGTGCTTGATTTTGCCGGGGGCACCGCCGTGCATATCAATGCCGGTGTGGCGGCACTGGCGGCGTGTCTGGTACTGGGCAAGCGCAAGGGCTACCAGAATACGCCGATGCCTGCGCACAACCTGAGCCTGACCATGGCCGGTGCGGCGATGCTCTGGGTCGGCTGGTTCGGCTTCAACATCGGCTCGGGCGGTGGCCTGAACGGCACCTCCGGCATCGTCATGCTCAACACGCAAGTGGGGGCGTGCGCGGGGATACTCGGCTGGATGTTCACAGAGTGGTTCAAGGTCGGCAAGCCCAGCGCACTGGGGCTGGCAAGCGGCGCCTTGGCGGGGCTGGTCGGCATCACACCGGCGTGTGCCTACGTCGGAGTCGGCGGGGCACTGGCCATCGGCGTGCTGTGCGGAGTGTTCTGCTACCTGAGCGTAACCGTCCTGAAAAAACGCCTCGGCTATGACGACAGCCTCGACGTCTTCGGCCTGCACGGCATCGGCGGCATGATCGGCGCAGTGCTCACCGGCGTGTTCTGCGTACCCTCACTGGGCGGACTGGTCCCGGACGTCACCATGGGTGCGCAAGTGATTGCCCAGATCAAAGGCGTGCTGTTCACCACCGCCTACTGCTTCGCAGTCAGCTGGATCATCCTCAAGGTCGTCCAGATACTGATCGGCCTGCGGGCTCACGAGTCAGTGGAAGAAATGGGCCTGGACCTGGCTGAACATAACGAGCGGGCTTATAACCATTGA
- a CDS encoding efflux RND transporter permease subunit: protein MSLFFIKRPNFAWVLALFILLAGLMALPALPVAQYPDVAPPQITITATYPGASAKVLVDSVTSVIEDELNGAKGMLYYESTSNSTGSAEINVTFVPGTNPDMAQVEVQNRIKKAEARLPQTVLSQGLQVEQASSGFLMIFTLSYKGDSANKDTVALADYAARNVNNEISRVKGVGRLQFFAAEAAMRVWIDPQKLVGFGLSIDDVNAAIRAQNVQVPAGSFGSSPGTSLQELTATLAVKGTLDNPEEFGRIVLRANEDGSAVHLSDVARVAIGSQDYSFESRLDGKRAVAGAVQLSPGANAIETVKAVKQRLTELSVNFPEGVEFSVPYDTSRFVDVAIDKVIYTLIEAMVLVFLVMFLFLQNIRYTLIPTIVVPVCLAGTLAIMYLLGFSVNMMTMFGMVLAIGILVDDAIVVVENVERIMAEEGLSPTAATIKAMQQVSGAIFGITLVLAAVFLPLAFMGGSVGVIYQQFSLSLAVSILFSGFLALTFTPALCATLLKPIPGGQHEKRGFFGGFNRLFGRFTDRYERVSSSMIKRAGRYMLLYVGIVGLLGFFYLRLPESFVPVEDQGYLIIDVQLPPGATRARTDATAQLLENYMLSREATGAVTMLLGFSFSGMGENAGLAFPTLKDWSVRGKGQSASEEAAAFNQHFAGLGDGTVMAVTPPPIEGLGTSGGFALRLQDRAGLGREALLAARNELLGKANGNPKILYAMMEGLAEAPQLRLNIDREKARALGVSFESISNALSTAFGSSVISDFANAGRQQRVVVQAEQGARMTPDSVLKLYVPNSSGTLVPLGAFVSTHWEEGPVQIARYNGYPTFRIAGDAPPGVSTGEAMAEIERIVAGLPPGIGYEWTGLSYQEKVASGQATGLFALALLVVFLLLVALYESWAIPLVVMLIVPVGALGSVLAVTAVGMPNDVYFKVGLITIIGLAAKNAILIVEFAKELWDQGHSLRDAALQAARLRLRPIVMTSLAFILGVVPLTLATGAGAASQRAIGTGVIGGMLSATLLGVILVPIFFVWVLSVLRRKPHGQQTDEAAQMPDKE, encoded by the coding sequence ATGTCTCTGTTCTTTATCAAGCGGCCCAATTTTGCCTGGGTGCTGGCCCTGTTCATTCTGCTGGCCGGCCTGATGGCCCTGCCCGCCTTGCCGGTGGCGCAGTACCCGGACGTTGCGCCCCCGCAGATCACCATCACCGCCACCTACCCGGGCGCGTCGGCCAAAGTGCTGGTGGACTCGGTGACCAGCGTCATCGAAGATGAGCTCAACGGCGCCAAGGGCATGCTGTATTACGAGTCGACCAGCAACTCGACCGGCAGCGCCGAAATCAATGTCACGTTCGTGCCCGGCACCAACCCCGACATGGCGCAGGTCGAAGTCCAGAACCGTATCAAGAAAGCCGAAGCACGCCTGCCACAGACGGTGCTCAGCCAGGGCTTGCAAGTCGAACAGGCCAGTTCCGGTTTCCTGATGATCTTCACCCTGAGTTACAAGGGCGACTCGGCCAACAAGGACACGGTCGCTCTGGCGGACTACGCGGCACGTAACGTCAACAATGAAATCAGCCGGGTGAAGGGCGTCGGCAGGTTGCAGTTCTTTGCTGCCGAAGCTGCCATGCGGGTCTGGATCGATCCGCAGAAGCTGGTCGGCTTCGGACTGTCCATCGATGACGTGAACGCTGCGATTCGCGCGCAGAACGTACAAGTCCCTGCCGGCAGTTTTGGCAGCAGCCCGGGCACATCGTTACAAGAGCTGACCGCAACCCTGGCGGTCAAGGGCACGCTGGACAACCCGGAAGAGTTCGGACGCATCGTGTTGCGGGCCAATGAAGATGGTTCTGCGGTACATCTTTCAGACGTCGCACGGGTCGCGATCGGCAGCCAGGATTACAGCTTCGAATCACGCCTGGACGGCAAGCGTGCCGTCGCCGGTGCCGTTCAGCTATCGCCGGGTGCCAATGCGATTGAAACCGTCAAGGCAGTCAAGCAACGGCTGACCGAGTTGTCAGTCAACTTCCCCGAAGGCGTCGAGTTTTCGGTGCCGTATGACACCTCGCGCTTTGTCGACGTGGCCATCGACAAGGTCATCTACACCCTGATCGAAGCCATGGTGCTGGTGTTTCTGGTGATGTTCCTGTTTCTGCAGAACATCCGCTACACGCTGATCCCGACGATTGTGGTGCCGGTGTGTCTCGCCGGCACGCTGGCGATCATGTACCTGCTGGGCTTCTCGGTGAACATGATGACCATGTTCGGCATGGTGCTGGCCATCGGTATTCTGGTCGACGACGCGATTGTGGTGGTCGAAAACGTCGAACGGATCATGGCCGAAGAAGGCCTATCCCCGACCGCCGCAACCATCAAGGCGATGCAGCAGGTGTCCGGCGCGATTTTCGGTATCACCCTGGTGCTGGCTGCGGTATTTCTGCCGCTGGCATTCATGGGTGGCTCGGTCGGCGTGATCTACCAGCAATTCTCGCTGTCGCTGGCGGTGTCGATTCTGTTTTCGGGGTTTCTGGCGCTGACGTTTACCCCGGCGCTGTGTGCCACATTGCTCAAGCCGATCCCGGGCGGGCAGCATGAAAAGCGCGGCTTTTTTGGCGGCTTCAATCGTCTGTTCGGTAGATTTACCGACCGATACGAGCGCGTCAGTTCGAGCATGATCAAGCGTGCCGGTCGCTACATGTTGCTATACGTCGGCATCGTCGGCCTGCTGGGTTTTTTCTACCTGCGCTTGCCGGAGTCATTCGTGCCGGTCGAAGACCAGGGCTATCTGATCATCGACGTGCAACTGCCACCCGGCGCGACCCGGGCGCGCACCGACGCCACAGCGCAGTTACTGGAAAACTATATGTTGTCCCGCGAAGCCACGGGCGCCGTGACCATGCTACTGGGGTTCAGTTTCTCCGGCATGGGCGAAAACGCCGGCCTGGCGTTTCCGACCCTGAAAGACTGGTCAGTGCGTGGCAAGGGCCAGTCGGCAAGCGAAGAAGCCGCGGCGTTCAATCAGCACTTTGCCGGCCTCGGCGACGGTACGGTCATGGCAGTCACGCCACCGCCCATCGAAGGGCTGGGCACCTCCGGCGGTTTCGCACTGCGCCTGCAGGACCGTGCAGGCCTGGGTCGCGAGGCGTTGCTGGCAGCGCGCAATGAGTTGCTGGGCAAAGCCAATGGCAACCCGAAAATTCTTTACGCAATGATGGAAGGCCTGGCCGAAGCGCCCCAGTTACGCCTGAATATCGACCGCGAAAAGGCGCGGGCGCTGGGGGTCAGCTTCGAGTCGATCAGCAACGCCCTCTCCACCGCATTCGGCTCCTCGGTGATCAGCGATTTCGCCAACGCCGGGCGCCAGCAGCGAGTCGTGGTGCAGGCCGAACAAGGCGCGCGGATGACCCCGGACAGCGTGCTCAAGCTGTATGTGCCCAACAGCAGCGGCACGTTGGTGCCACTGGGCGCGTTCGTTTCGACGCACTGGGAAGAAGGCCCGGTCCAGATCGCCCGCTACAACGGCTACCCGACGTTCCGGATCGCAGGCGACGCACCACCGGGTGTCAGTACCGGCGAGGCCATGGCCGAAATCGAACGTATCGTCGCCGGTCTGCCTCCAGGCATCGGCTATGAGTGGACTGGCCTGTCCTATCAGGAAAAGGTCGCCAGCGGTCAGGCGACCGGTCTGTTCGCCCTCGCGCTGTTAGTGGTGTTCCTGTTGCTGGTCGCACTGTATGAAAGCTGGGCGATTCCACTGGTGGTCATGCTGATCGTACCGGTGGGCGCGCTGGGTTCGGTGCTGGCGGTAACAGCGGTGGGCATGCCCAACGATGTGTATTTTAAAGTCGGGTTGATCACCATCATCGGGCTGGCGGCGAAAAACGCGATTCTCATCGTCGAGTTCGCCAAAGAGCTGTGGGATCAAGGTCATTCATTGCGTGATGCTGCCCTGCAGGCAGCACGGCTGCGCTTGCGGCCGATTGTCATGACGTCGCTGGCCTTCATTCTTGGCGTGGTGCCGCTGACGCTGGCTACCGGCGCAGGTGCCGCGAGCCAGCGTGCAATCGGCACGGGTGTCATCGGCGGGATGCTCAGTGCGACCCTGCTGGGGGTTATTCTGGTGCCGATCTTCTTCGTCTGGGTGCTGTCGGTACTACGCCGCAAACCGCACGGCCAACAGACTGATGAAGCAGCGCAAATGCCGGACAAGGAATAA
- a CDS encoding sensor domain-containing diguanylate cyclase produces MKRDLRLASWLIFVVCGCVVMLMVWQAWTARRNTLENIQTSTVNLAAALSTYTDGIFKQSELMLIGLTERVEKDGTGPDQIERLRWVIAREMGALPQIDTVTLLNANGVSIFSTNPKAVGVNSAGREFFKHHLEEPSRATYIGPTIRSRASGEWVISVSRRINNPDSSFAGVMAVTIGINHLLSFYSGIQIGDTGVISLTTPAGHLRVRYPHLEAEIGRDLSTTPVFTTRRNESSGTAHFVSQIDGVARFYAFKRSDVYPIVTIVALGQKEAMLAWLGQTRQSLVVMLLLLGLVIGLGVRLIRHIHSRIRAEDQLLESQAALILLNQHLELIASEDKLTGLANRRRFDQFLDVEFKRARRERSMLSLILIDADHFKRYNDHYGHLAGDECLVTLARLVEQCVRRPCDVAARYGGEEIAVVLPDTDESSAHQLAESILRSIQNEQIEHLDSPYGIVTVSLGVATFMGTDRQQDQRGLIELADRALYAAKSQGRNRVSVASETAIGTLPGWTQAKAEADQ; encoded by the coding sequence TTGAAACGCGACCTTCGGCTTGCGTCATGGCTGATCTTTGTAGTGTGCGGCTGCGTGGTGATGCTGATGGTCTGGCAGGCATGGACTGCGCGCCGTAACACGCTGGAGAACATCCAGACCAGCACGGTCAATCTGGCTGCGGCGCTGAGCACCTATACAGATGGCATCTTCAAGCAGAGCGAGCTGATGCTGATCGGCCTGACGGAGCGTGTCGAAAAAGACGGCACCGGGCCTGATCAGATAGAGCGACTGAGGTGGGTCATTGCCCGCGAAATGGGCGCATTGCCGCAGATCGATACGGTCACCCTGTTGAATGCGAACGGAGTTTCCATCTTTTCGACCAACCCGAAAGCCGTGGGTGTGAACAGTGCCGGGCGTGAGTTTTTCAAACATCACCTCGAAGAGCCCAGCCGGGCGACCTATATAGGCCCCACGATTCGCAGTCGTGCGTCCGGGGAATGGGTGATATCGGTCAGTCGTCGTATCAACAATCCCGACTCCAGTTTTGCCGGGGTCATGGCTGTGACCATCGGTATCAATCATCTGTTGAGTTTTTACTCGGGCATTCAGATCGGAGACACCGGTGTCATCAGTCTGACCACACCGGCCGGGCACCTGCGCGTGAGGTATCCCCACCTGGAAGCAGAAATCGGCCGTGATCTTTCCACGACGCCTGTATTCACTACCCGGCGTAACGAGTCGTCCGGGACGGCTCATTTCGTCTCTCAAATCGACGGTGTGGCGCGTTTCTATGCATTCAAACGCAGTGATGTGTACCCGATTGTGACCATCGTTGCGCTCGGCCAGAAGGAAGCCATGCTTGCCTGGCTGGGGCAGACCCGGCAGTCGCTCGTGGTCATGCTGTTGTTGTTGGGCCTGGTGATCGGGCTGGGTGTGCGTTTGATCAGGCACATCCACAGCCGCATACGTGCCGAAGACCAGTTGCTGGAGTCTCAGGCCGCGCTGATCCTGCTCAACCAGCATCTGGAATTGATCGCCTCTGAAGACAAGCTCACCGGATTGGCCAATCGCAGACGCTTCGATCAGTTTCTCGATGTGGAATTCAAGCGTGCCCGGCGCGAGCGCAGCATGCTGTCACTGATTCTGATCGACGCCGATCATTTCAAGCGCTACAACGACCATTACGGCCATTTGGCTGGCGACGAATGCCTGGTGACCCTTGCCCGCCTGGTCGAGCAGTGCGTTCGCCGGCCCTGTGATGTCGCCGCCCGCTATGGCGGCGAGGAGATCGCAGTGGTGCTGCCCGATACCGATGAGTCCAGTGCGCATCAGCTTGCCGAGAGCATCTTGAGGTCCATTCAGAACGAGCAGATAGAGCATCTCGATAGCCCATACGGGATTGTCACGGTGAGTCTCGGCGTGGCGACTTTCATGGGCACGGATCGACAGCAGGATCAGCGCGGCCTGATAGAACTGGCCGACCGGGCGCTTTATGCCGCCAAGTCCCAGGGCCGTAACCGGGTAAGCGTTGCCTCGGAAACCGCCATTGGTACGCTGCCAGGCTGGACTCAGGCCAAGGCCGAGGCCGATCAGTAA